GCAGCCCCCGGGGGAGGGGTTTCCCCACGGCTTCCCACACACGCCGCGCAGCCCGCAGCACCAGGTTGCTCTCATCCACAGGCAGGCGGCCCGCGCCTTCCCCCTGCACCGTGATTTCCCAACGGTCGCCTTCCAGGGTAAAAACCGCGGTATTCCACAAATCCAGCGCCAGGCCAAGCACGTCGAAGCCCGGCCCCACATTGCCGCACGAAGCAGGCACACGAACAATGGACATCATCTTCACCTTTCCCAATCAAGGGCAAGAGCGCCATCACTGCCGTCGCCGATTATAATCGCAGGGTATAATGGGAGCAAGCGCATCGGCGCACAAGGAGGACGCGATGCCTGATGAAACTTCTCGCAAAGCCCCTGAAAGCAGTGTGTGGCTGGTCATCGCCCGCGAAGCGCGGCTCGTGGGGCGCTTGATTTTAGACCGACGTGTGCCCTGGTACCTCAAGCTGCTGCCCGTCGGGGCGGCCATCTATGCCATTTCGCCGGTCGATTTACTGCCCCTCAACCCGCTGGACGATGCTGCCGTGGTCAGCCTGGCGTTCTACTTTTTCGTGGAACTCTGCCCCCCGGAAGTGGTGGCAGAACATCGCCAGGGCACGAAAAACCAAAAAGTCGTCCGTGGGCAGTGGCGAGACGCGGAAAAAGGCGAACACCCCACTCAGGAAACCTGAGCCTCGCCCCCAGAAATCCCTCCCCGTGTTGTAGCCAACCCGCGCCGTTTATCATGCCATCGAAAAACCCCTCTCCCAGCGGAAGAGGGGTTGGCGTGAGGGCGCAAAAGCCCAAAGCGCGCTTTTCGCACGCCCAACATTCCAGCCCAGGGGGAACTCAAGAGATGCTGGCTTCCTGCACCGCCTGAGGAAGCGCCTCTTCCTCGCTCGCGTGCCAGAAAAAGCGCCAATAGAGGAACACCGCCACGCTATAAAAACTAATCGTGCCAAGGAAAGGCAACCCAAAGCCATAGCGGTCTTGCAGCCAGCCGGAAACCGTGGGGCTGAAGGCCCACCCGAAACTCCACGAAAGGCTGACCAGGCTGGCCACAGTCGCGCGGGCGCTGGGCTCGACGTGTTCCATCACAAAGGTTTGATACACCGGCCCGCTCATGTTCATCAGCGCCAGCCGCACCAGGTAGGCCGCCGCGCTCACCCAGAACCACGGCGCAAAGCCCAACAACGCCAGGAAGGGAATCGAAAGCCCTTGGGTGATCACCACCAAAGGAATCTTGCCAATACGGTCGGCGATGGGCGGCGCAATCAGCAGCCCTACGCCCATGGCCAGCGCGCCCCAGGCAAACAGCGATCCGATGACCGGGTCGGGCTGGTGATGGACTTCGCGGAAGAAGAGGTTCATGAACGGCATGATCAGCCCAGCGCCGATGGAGGTCAGCAGCATCGGCAGGATGAGTTTGGTCAGCAGGGCAGGGCGTTTGGCCGCATAGGCAAAGGGGGCAAACAGCGATTTGTCTTCCCGCGCCAGGCGCTGGGGGCGCAGGCGGGTCAACGGCAACAAGGCGGTCAGCGAGAGCAGCGCCACGACAATCAGCGCCCCAGCATACGCCTGGGAAGAAGTCGGCGCAGCCCCGCGCCACTGGGCCACCCACGAAGGCAGGTAGCCGCCGATCCAGTTGCCTACAAAGGCCGAGGCCATCTGCAACCCCGACCCGAAACTGAAAAGGTAGGTGCGTTCTTCCTCGCCGCTGTTTTCCATCAGGAAAGGCGCCATCGTGACGCCCAACAGGCTTTGCGCCACACCGGAAAGCGCGTTCATCGCGTAC
The window above is part of the Chloroflexota bacterium genome. Proteins encoded here:
- a CDS encoding MFS transporter, whose product is MCCGWPGWCTSPWKAASGVMLPAPNNWKPCGRNCRLLPSPDTTSRPLRNDTTMRPVSSLPQEVKQSLQRYGERLQAFRPNARLYLLSVVLTGASMGVFRLLFNFYVVSLGYNNALVGRLITASSLAALIAALPMGYLADVLGRKRSLLIGTGTVSLAVLGMVLFPTTAMLYAMNALSGVAQSLLGVTMAPFLMENSGEEERTYLFSFGSGLQMASAFVGNWIGGYLPSWVAQWRGAAPTSSQAYAGALIVVALLSLTALLPLTRLRPQRLAREDKSLFAPFAYAAKRPALLTKLILPMLLTSIGAGLIMPFMNLFFREVHHQPDPVIGSLFAWGALAMGVGLLIAPPIADRIGKIPLVVITQGLSIPFLALLGFAPWFWVSAAAYLVRLALMNMSGPVYQTFVMEHVEPSARATVASLVSLSWSFGWAFSPTVSGWLQDRYGFGLPFLGTISFYSVAVFLYWRFFWHASEEEALPQAVQEASIS